Proteins found in one Methanofollis fontis genomic segment:
- the mobA gene encoding molybdenum cofactor guanylyltransferase produces MRTGIVLVGGEARRAGGMEKYFFEVCGRTFIDRLLETLRGVVDEIVIVARDEEQCNRFAPYSYVRCIPDLRKGLGPIGGLHAGCLAAHGDLLFVVACDMPCINGDVIEVLFSTLGERDAVIPRWDGEMYEPLHAVYRRSALQEYLREHESLSLRSMVDSLDAVFLPVESFRSIDPDLLTFTNINHIHDLERFRMEMEGVIHKEVANTDSPL; encoded by the coding sequence ATGCGGACGGGGATTGTGCTTGTCGGCGGTGAGGCGCGTCGGGCCGGAGGAATGGAGAAATATTTTTTTGAAGTCTGCGGCCGCACCTTCATCGACCGATTGCTCGAGACCCTCCGAGGGGTGGTCGACGAGATCGTCATCGTCGCCCGAGACGAAGAGCAGTGCAACCGTTTCGCCCCCTATTCATATGTGCGGTGCATCCCTGATCTGAGAAAGGGTCTTGGCCCCATCGGGGGACTCCATGCCGGGTGCCTTGCCGCGCACGGCGATCTGCTGTTTGTCGTCGCCTGTGATATGCCCTGTATCAACGGAGATGTGATTGAGGTGCTTTTCAGTACACTCGGTGAACGGGATGCCGTCATACCCCGCTGGGACGGAGAGATGTACGAGCCCCTCCATGCGGTCTATCGGCGCTCCGCACTGCAGGAATATCTTCGGGAGCATGAATCCCTCTCCCTCCGCTCCATGGTCGACAGTCTTGATGCCGTTTTTCTGCCGGTGGAGTCGTTCAGGTCAATTGACCCCGACCTGCTCACCTTCACAAACATCAATCATATCCATGATCTTGAGCGCTTCCGCATGGAGATGGAGGGGGTCATCCATAAAGAGGTCGCGAACACCGACTCTCCTCTCTAA
- a CDS encoding methylated-DNA--[protein]-cysteine S-methyltransferase, whose amino-acid sequence MVVNEGSCPLGLWHVHVVWSGDVVMQVCFLRTPAAERAPRAFIRYCAGETDALREFRTPATDGDTVYARIYRVVQAIPAGQTRSYGEVAAMVGTSPRVVGNAMRSNPTPLVVPCHRVVAKGGIGGFSPSVDLKRALLALEGVRV is encoded by the coding sequence ATGGTCGTGAACGAGGGGAGTTGCCCGCTCGGGTTGTGGCATGTGCATGTGGTCTGGAGCGGCGATGTGGTCATGCAGGTCTGTTTTCTCCGCACCCCTGCCGCTGAACGCGCTCCTCGTGCGTTTATTCGCTATTGCGCCGGCGAAACCGATGCCCTTCGAGAGTTCAGGACTCCTGCCACCGATGGGGATACGGTCTATGCCCGCATCTATCGGGTCGTGCAGGCGATCCCTGCCGGGCAGACGCGATCCTACGGGGAGGTCGCCGCCATGGTGGGCACCTCGCCGCGGGTCGTCGGAAACGCCATGCGGTCAAACCCGACACCCCTCGTTGTGCCATGCCACCGGGTGGTTGCGAAGGGGGGCATCGGCGGGTTCTCACCCTCGGTAGACCTCAAGCGGGCACTGCTTGCGCTCGAGGGTGTGAGGGTATGA
- a CDS encoding ketopantoate reductase family protein: MKVLILGAGAVGLSLAARLSGVCDVRAVCRKRHADAIAERGFRLTGLWGEGTFRFPASEDVPAGEHFDYIFITAKSLATRSLCEQFAGVIRGTETISLQNGLGNEEIISEYTDRVIGSTIITGFEWKGDASVHVSVVGGPMKLGRFPDGLDAPVEDLAALITAAGIPVEASAHVRGDIWAKTLYNSALNPLGALMNVPYGSLLHPSVWGVISGVVHEAFEVMAAEGVCLPWSNATEYLAHLHDVQVPDTAGHHASMLQDIRRGNPTEIDFMNGAIAERAKKRGIPAPYNDCITRLVHFRESLSET, encoded by the coding sequence ATGAAAGTGCTGATACTCGGTGCGGGGGCTGTCGGACTCTCGCTTGCGGCACGTCTGTCCGGAGTATGTGATGTCCGTGCGGTCTGCAGGAAGCGCCACGCCGATGCGATTGCAGAGAGGGGATTTCGGCTCACCGGTCTCTGGGGCGAGGGGACCTTCCGCTTTCCGGCATCTGAGGACGTTCCGGCAGGGGAGCACTTTGATTACATCTTCATTACGGCAAAGTCGCTGGCCACCCGTTCTCTCTGTGAGCAGTTTGCCGGTGTGATCCGCGGCACCGAGACGATCAGCCTTCAGAACGGGCTTGGAAACGAGGAAATAATCTCCGAATACACCGATCGGGTCATCGGGTCGACGATCATCACCGGTTTTGAGTGGAAGGGCGATGCCAGCGTCCATGTCTCGGTCGTCGGCGGTCCGATGAAACTCGGGCGGTTCCCCGACGGGCTGGATGCGCCGGTGGAGGATCTTGCCGCCCTCATCACGGCCGCGGGCATACCGGTTGAGGCGAGTGCCCATGTCCGGGGCGACATCTGGGCGAAGACCCTGTATAATTCGGCCTTAAACCCCCTCGGTGCGCTCATGAATGTGCCGTATGGATCCCTGCTCCATCCGTCGGTATGGGGCGTGATCAGCGGTGTGGTGCACGAGGCGTTCGAGGTCATGGCCGCGGAAGGTGTCTGTCTGCCCTGGTCGAATGCCACCGAATATCTTGCCCATCTCCACGACGTCCAGGTGCCCGATACTGCGGGTCACCATGCGTCGATGCTCCAGGATATCAGGCGGGGAAATCCCACCGAGATCGATTTCATGAACGGGGCGATCGCTGAGAGGGCGAAGAAACGCGGGATCCCCGCACCCTACAACGACTGCATTACGCGGCTCGTGCACTTCCGCGAGTCGCTCTCGGAGACATAG